In a genomic window of Glycine max cultivar Williams 82 chromosome 13, Glycine_max_v4.0, whole genome shotgun sequence:
- the LOC100500545 gene encoding universal stress protein PHOS34: MNPQSPVRAEPEPPVPTFSPRFALTSGSQRKIAIAVDLSDESAYAVRWAVQNYLRPGDAVILLHVRPTSVLYGADWGSVDLSAAEDADDGGGGDEESRRKLEDDFDNFTSTKASDLAHPLVEAQIPFKIHIVKDHDMKERLCLEVERLGLSAVIMGSRGFGASKRAAKGRLGSVSDYCVHHCVCPVVVVRYPEENDNGKGDGNGAGGLVVQVGEPVELPPVPEEEHEVYHDASDEHRDA, encoded by the exons ATGAACCCGCAATCGCCGGTTCGGGCGGAACCGGAGCCTCCGGTTCCGACGTTCTCCCCACGGTTCGCGCTCACGTCCGGTTCGCAGCGGAAAATCGCGATCGCGGTCGATCTGAGCGACGAAAGCGCCTACGCGGTGCGCTGGGCGGTGCAGAACTACCTGCGACCGGGCGACGCCGTGATCCTCCTGCACGTGCGTCCCACGAGCGTTCTCTACGGCGCGGACTGGGGCTCCGTGGATCTGAGCGCGGCGGAGGACGCCGATGACGGCGGAGGAGGCGACGAGGAGTCGCGGCGGAAGCTGGAGGACGACTTCGACAACTTCACGTCGACGAAAGCGAGCGACCTGGCTCATCCGCTGGTGGAGGCGCAGATACCGTTCAAGATCCATATTGTGAAGGACCACGACATGAAGGAGAGGCTGTGCTTGGAGGTGGAGCGGCTCGGGCTCAGCGCCGTCATTATGGGGAGCCGCGGCTTCGGGGCGTCGAAGCGAGCCGCGAAGGGGAGGCTCGGGAGTGTTAGTGATTACTGCGTTCATCATTGCGTGTGTCCCGTTGTGGTTGTGCGTTACCCCGAGGAGAACGATAACGGTAAAGGTGACGGTAACGGTGCTGGTGGTCTTGTTGTGCAGGTTGGGGAACCGGTGGAGCTTCCGCCTGTGCCGGAGGAAGAGCATGAGGTGTATCATGATGCTTCCGATGAGCACAGAG ATGCTTAA